The DNA region CCACGCTCGGCGTTCCCGCCGAGGACCAGGCGAGCTATCGCAGCGGCATCGACCGCTTCGCCAATCGCATCCCGCTGCGCCGGATCGGCCAGCCGGAGGATGTCGCGGCCGTGGTCGCTTTCCTCGCCTCGGACGATGCCCGCCATGTCACCGGCGTCGGCTGGCTGATCGATGGCGGCCAAACCATGCAGAGCTGGGCCAACGCGCCCGACGCGGAGGCCTATCCACTGGTGCGGTAGGCTGATGGCGCGGCCTCGCCCCTCTGGCGGTGGGCGAGGCCGGTCGCTTTACTGCCGCAGCGTATGAGCCTCGAACTCGGCCCAGGCGGCGTCCGGAATGCTTTCGCCGAGCAGATCGAGATTGCGCTCCAGGCTCGACGGCTTCGCCGTCCCGATCAGAACCGAAGCGACACTCTCGCTCTTCAGCGGGAATTCCATCGCGGCAGCCCCGAGCGAGACGCCGTATTTCTGCGCCACGGCCTCAAGGCCACGCACATGCTCAAGTACCGTTTCGGAGGCCGGCTCATAATTGAACGGCGCGCCGGGCTTGGCCCCCATGGCGAGAATCCCGGAGTTGAACACGCCGCCCACGATCAGCGACGTACCGGTCTCGGCGCAGCGGGCCAGCAATTCCTTCTCGGCAGTACGGTCGAGCAGCGTATAGCGGCCGGCAAGCAGGATGCAGTCGATCGGCGTGCGCGCCATCGTCTCCAGGCAGACTTCGACTTCGTTGACGCCGAGACCTACGGCGCGGATGACGCCGGCGCTCTTCAATTCGTCGAGCGCCTTCATGCCGCCATCCATCAGATCGCGGAAATGACGGGCATTGCCTTCGACGCCATGCTCCAGCACGCCGATATCATGAACGAAGACGATCTCGACCTTGTTGAGCCCGAGACGCGCCAGGCTGAACTCGAGCGAGCGCATGACGCCGTCGTAAGAATAGTCGTAGTCGGCGCGGAAAGGCAGCGGATCGACGAAACCGTAATCGGGGACCTCGTTCGCGGGCACCGGCTTGAGCAGGCGTCCGACCTTGGTCGAAACGACATAGGAGCCCGCCGGCTTGTGCTGCAGGAAGTCGCCGAGACGGCGCTCCGACAGGCCGTGGCCATAGCGTGGCGCCGTATCGAAATAGCGGATGCCCGCGTCCCAGGCCAATGCCAGCGTCGCTTCCGCGTCCTCGCGCGCGACCGCGCGATAGAGATTGCCGATTCCGGCGCAGCCGAAGGAGATCGTGGTGACGCCAAGTCCCGTGTGGCCGATCTTGCGTGTCTGCATAGTCTCAAGCTTCCCGATGATAACGCCCGCGGCCAACCTGCCGCTCCTCGCCCGTCGCGGCCGCCCGACCGGAAGTCGTTCCCGACACCCGACCCAACGGGTTAGAACATTCGACCTGAAATCAGGTCTACTCTGGAACGAAATTCCTTATGCAATGGCTCGCGGCTGGATAGTTTCGAACACCTCGGACAACCTCATAGGCGAAGGCGCCCAAGCACCGCGGCTCTATGCGCCAGCCTGCTGCGCTCCGCAAGAAGGACAAGATAATGAAGCGAACCTTTATCCAGCTCGCCCTCGCAGCGGGCCTTGCTGCGCTGGCCACGAGCGTATCCGCGGCGGGCATTGCCGGAGCGCCCGCGCCCTTCGACAAGGGTGGCGTCAAGATCGCCGTCATCAGCTTTCTCGGCTCGGGCGACTGGCTCCAGGCCTTCGAGGCCGGCGTGAAGCGTCAGGCCGACGCCCTCGGCATCGACGCCAATATTTCGCAAGCCCGCAACGACATCAACCAGGAACGCGAACTGATCCAGCAGGCGATCAATCTCGGCGTCCAGGGCATCATCATCAATAACGGCCAGCCCGAAGCGATCAAGGACGTGGCGCAGGCAGCGCTCGACGCCGGCATCCCGGTCGTCGCCTACGACACCAATCTCGACAATCCCAAGATCCCACAGGTCGAGCAGTCCGATGCCGACATGGCACGGCTCGTCCTCGATCAGGCGGTGAAGGACCAGGGCGAGGCCTTTGATGGCGGCGTCGTCTATGTCGCCGGCTTCGCGCCTCTCGATCGCCGCTATGCCGTCTGGAAGGACTTCGGCAAGAAGTATCCGGGCATCAAGGAAGCCGCGACCTGGGGCGTCGTCAACGACACGGTCGCGGCCTCCGTCGCCGACCAGACCAAGGCAGTGCTGCGCGCCAATCCCAGCATTTCGGTCGTGTTCACGCCCTGGGACGAGTTCGCGCGCGGCGTAAAGCTCGCGATCGACGAACTGGGCGTCGCCGACAAGGTCAAGATCTACGGCGTCGATATCTCGACCTCGGACATCCAGGCGATCATCGAGCCGGGCAGCCCCTGGGTCGCGACCGCGGCCACGAATCCCGCCGTCGTCGGCGAGGCTTCCGTTCGCGCGCTGGCCCAGCTCATCGCGGGTCAGGATCCAGGCCACAGCGTGGTGATCCAGCCGGCGCTGGTCACGCAGAAGGACCTCCTCGACAACAACATCAAGACGATCGAGGAACTGCAGGCGAAGTTCCCGGCCTTCCAGGACAGCGACGCTGCCAAGGCGCCGTGGATTCCGGAAGCGAAGTAAGGCAAGACGACCAGCACCAAAACCCGCAAGGCGGTCATCCCCGGGCTAGACCCGGGGATCCAGCATTTTCGGGCCGCCGCGGAAGGCTGGGTTGCCGGGTCGAGCCCGGCAATGACAGAGAATGCAACACCGCCGAGAAGCCTCAGAGACCTCCATGACCCTGCCCGCTCCCGACTTCGCCCGCAACATGCGCCTGATCGGCCATTCCGATCAGGGCGGACGGCCGGATGCGCTCCAGGTCATGGTGCATCGAGGCTACGCCTATGTCGCGCACCCGTGGTCGCAGGGCTTCTCGATCATCGACGTGCGCGATCCGAAGAACCCCGGCGAGACGGTGTTCGTGCCGGCGCCGCCCAACACCTGGAACATCCATCTCCAGACGCATGACGACCTGCTCCTCGTCATCCATGCGCGCGACCTCTTCGCCGATGCCGCCTTCGCGGTGGACGAGAAGGTCTATTATACGAAGTCCGTCGGCGAGACCGTCGGCACGGCCGCGGGCGGCCGGGCTGCGCGCAACTGGTCGGCCGGCGTCGCGATCTACGATATCGCCAACCCCACGACGCCGCGCCGGATCGGCTTCTTCCCCGTCGAAGGCGTCGGCGTCCATCGCATCTGGTATGTCGGCGGGCGCTACGCCTATGTCTCGGCGCTGATCGACGGCTATAGCGACTATATCTTTCTCATCATCGACCTCGCCGACCCGACAAAGCCAGTCGAGGCGGGACGCTGGTGGATCCCCGGCATGCATCTGGCCGGCGGCGAGACGGCGAACTGGCCGGACGGCCGGCGCTATGCGCTGCACCACGCGCTGGTCGAGGGCGACACGGCCTATGCCTGCTGGCGCGACGGCGGTCTGACGATCCTCGATATCAAGGACCGCACGGCGCCGAAGCTCGTCACGCACCGCAACTGGTCGCCGCCCTATGGCGGCGGCACGCATTCGGCCCTGCCGCTGCCCAAACGCGATCTTCTGGTCGTTGCCGACGAAGCGGTGCTCGATAATGAAGAGGACGGGCGCAAGCTCACCTGGATCTTCGACATCCGCGAGCCGTCCAACCCGGTCTCGATCGCGACGCTGCCAGTTCCCGGCGAGGCCGACTACGCCGCGAAGGGTGGCCATTTCGGCCCGCATAATCTGCATGAAAACCGGCCGGGCAGCTTCCAGTCCGACACGCTGATCTTCGCGACCTGGCAAAATGCTGGCGTGCGCGCCTTCGACATCTCCGATCCCTACCGGCCAAAGGAGACCGGGGCGCTGGTTCCCGCCGGTCCGGCGCGCATGGTCGACAGGCGGCAGGGGCGCCCGCCCGTGATCCAGTCCGCCGATCTCTTCGTCGACGCCAACGGCATTATCTATTCGACAGATTACAATGCGGGGCTGTCGATCATCGAATATGGCGGCTAAGAGAAGCCGCGCGGCCATCGCCGCCGATAGAAAGACACTGCGGAAACCGATACGGCCTTGACCACACCATCCTCTCCCGTCGCGATATCCGTCTCCGGCATCGAGAAATCCTTTGGTCCGACGCGGGCGCTCGCCGGCGCGGATCTTTCCGTTGCCGCCGGTGAGATTGTGGCGCTCATGGGGGCGAATGGCGCCGGCAAGTCGACGCTGGTCAAGATCATCTCCGGAACCTACCTGCCCGATGCCGGAACCGTGACGCTGGCCGGGCGGACCGTCGCCTTCGCCTCGCCGCGCGAGGCCAAGGCGGCCGGGGTCGCGACCGTGCACCAGGCGACGGACCAGGCCGGCGCCGCCGGGCTCACGGTTGCCGAGAATCTGCTGCTGGACGAACTCTGCGGCTCTGGCTCGCTATTCGTCTCCGGCCGTTCGATCAAGCGCCGCGCGGCCGAGATTGCCGGCCTCATCGATCTTCACCTGCCGATGGACCGCGACTTCCTCGATCTACGGCCTGCCGAACGCCAGCTCATCGCCATCGCGCGCGCCGTCGCCGCCAAGGCCTCGGTCCTGATCCTCGACGAGCCGACCTCCAGCCTTTCCACGGAGGAGGCAGAGCGGCTGTTTGCCCTCTTGAGAAGGCTACGAGCGCAAGGCATGGCGATCCTCTATATCTCGCACCGGCTGGGCGATCTGGCGGCCATCGCGGATCGCGCCGTTGTGCTACGTGGCGGCCGCATCGTCGGCGCCTTTCCGCGGCCCATCGACCTCGCCGCTGCCGTCGCCGCCATGATCGGCCGTCCGCTCGAGGCTGCCGCCCATAGCGGGGAACCATCCTCTGCCCCGATCCTCGCATCGCTTCGAGGGGCGCAGCTCATTCCAGGTGCGCTGCCCTTCGATCTAGACCTGCGCTCCGGCGAGGTGGTGGCGATCACGGGAACGCTGGGTTCGGGCAAGAGCCGCCTGCTCCGCGTCCTTTTCGGACTCGAAAGCCTCGCCGCCGGCAGCGTCACGATTGACGGGAAGGACTGGGTTTCGAGCGGACCGGGACATTCGATCGCGAGCGGCGTCTTCATGGTCGCTGAGGATCGCTGGCAGTCTTCGCTGCTGCCGCCCGAAACGCCCGGCGCCTCGATTGCCGGCACGATCGCGCTGCCGCATCTGCCGCGCTGGTTCCCGGCCGGAATTCTCAACGCGACGCGCGAACGCCTTGCCGCGACCGAGGCCATCCGCCGCCTCGGCATCAAGGCGCGCGGCCCCGACGATACGCTCGACCAGCTCTCGGGCGGCAACCAGCAGAAGGTCGTGCTCGCCAGATGGCAGGCGGCGCCGTGCCGTCTGCTGTTGCTCGACGAGCCCTTCCAGGGCGTCGATGTCGGCGCCCGTGAGGACCTGATCGCGGCGATCCGCGGCAGTCAGGCCGGCTCCGCAACCCTGATTGCGACCTCCGACACCGAAGAAGCGCTGGAGGTTGCCGATCGCATCCTCGTCATGCGCGATCACACCCTTATCGCGGCCGATGGCAGCCAAGGCTCGCTGGCAGCCGTCATTGGCGGCGTCGAAAGCGCCGAGACCGGAAAGATCCGTCCATGAGTGCATCCGCCAACCCGACGCCGCAGCGGCCGGCTTCCAGCTTCGCCGAGATCGCGCGACGCTATGCGCTGTTCGTGCTGCTCGCCCTGATGCTGGTCGGCTTCTGGCGAGCCCAGCCGGCCTTCATCAATTCGGCCAATCTGTTTTCGATCCTGCAGGCGGTCTCCGTCGTCGCCATCCTTGGCGTCGGTGTCTCGATTACCATGTCCGCCGGCGGCTTCGATCTTTCCGTCGGCAGCATCGCCGCGTCATCCGTGATGGCCGCGAGCTATGCCATGGTCGTGCTGCAGATGAACGCGACCGAGACGTTCCTGCTGGTGCTGGCCATGGGCGCACTGATCGGCCTCGCCAACGGTCTGCTTATCGTCAAGGTCGGCGTGCCGGACCTGCTTGCGACGCTGGCAACGATGTTCCTGCTGGCCGGCCTTCAGCTCATCCCGACCGGCGGCCGCTCGATTACAGCCGGCATGGCGCTGCCGGACGGCTCGACGGCCAAGGGCGCCTATGACCCCGCCTTTCTCATCCTCGGCCGCTCGCGCCTTTTCGACGTGGTGCCGTTGCCGGTGGTCGTCATGGCGGTCGTCGCCGTGCTCGCCTGGTTCCTGATGGAGCGGACGCGCTTCGGGCGCGTCTTCTATGCGATCGGCGGCAATGAGACGGCAGCCCATCTCGCTGGCGCGCCGACCAAGGCCTATCGCCTCTGGGCCTACATCATCTCCGGCACGCTGGCCTCACTCGGCGGTTTGATCATCGCCTCGCGAGTTGGCCGCGGCGACGTCTCGGCAGGCAATTCACTGCTGCTCGACGCCGTCGCAGCCTCGCTGATCGGCTTCGCCGTGCTCGACAAGCGCCGCCCGCATGTCCTCGGCACCGTACTCGGCGCGATCTTCGTCGGCGTGCTGCTGAACGGCCTCACCATGCTCAACGCGCCCTATTACACGCAGGACTTCGTCAAGGGCGCCGTGCTGGTCGGCGCGCTGGCGCTGACATTTGGATTGGGGAAAAGGAAGCGGTGATCAGTCCCAGATGCGTTCGACATCGAAAAGATCGAGCGCCGGATCGGCGGACAGGATAGGTAGTCCGTTCGACTGACTTTGCGCCGCCAGCAAGCGATCAAAGGGGTCGCGATGGCTGAGGGGAAGCAGCCCGGCTGCCTGAGCATCGCGGAGAGTGATAGCGAGGGAAAGAAGTCCTGCGGACCGGCATTGCGCTTCGAAAGCCGTGGCAAGCTCGCCGACTTCAGGCCATTTTCCGATGTTGAACTTCAGAGCGATCTCATACGCCGATACCGGACTGACGAAAATGTCGTTCTCGTCGCCTGCGATCGCGTCGATCACGCGCTGCGGAAGCCGCACTCGGTCATTGAATAGCCAGACAAGCGTGTGGGTGTCCGCAAGATAGTTCAATCGCCATACCAACGATCGAGTTCTTCAGGGTCGAGCGGCGCCAGCGCCCGCTCAAGGGAAAGATCGATCTTTCCCTTGAGGGATCCGAAAGCCTTGCGCCGCAAGGCCGCCCTTTCCCGCCGCGCCTGAGGGTCATCGTCCGAGGGAAGCCCCGGCCATTCATGGGGCGCACTCGTTCCGGAAGGCTTGTGGTTCATCGCTGCGCCGATCTTCATCGAAGCCTATCTCGTCTTCTCCGATCATATAGGCTTCGATCAGCCAGCTCAAACCGCCCGCGCCGCCGCAACGATATCCTCTGCCGTCCGGAAGCTTGCCGGCTCCAGCAGAAACTGCCGCGCCAGGCGGATCGATTTCGTCTCAAGCGGTGCGCGCTTGGCCGGGTCGGCGATCGTTTCGAAATCGGCGTTATGGGCGAAGCCGAGGATTCGGCGGATGGTCTTGACGCCGGCGTAGGCGACGGCGTCGGCAAAGACGCGGTCCAGGAACTTCGTGCGCGCCGCATCCAGCGCGGCGGCATCGCCGGCGCCGAACATCGCCGGAGGATAGGCATCGCCGCGAGCCTTCGTCTCCCAGAGCGAGCGGAAGCGCGTGGCGAAGGCATTCCAGAAGACCGGCACCTGGTCCAGCACCCAGTCCGCCTGCTCGCGCCGATCGTCAGCAGCCGTTGCATGGCCGGGTTGGGCAAAGAAGTTCATCACCAGATTGGCAAGAAAAGCGCCGACGTCAAAGCCGATCGGGCCGAGGATGGCGAATTCCGGATCCATGACGCGGGTATCCGTCTCGGTGACCATGACCGAGCCGGTGTGGAGGTCGCCGTGGATGAGCGCCTGCCCTTCCGTCAGGAAGCGCCAGCCCCAGTCGGCGACCGTTGTCTTGAGCGCGGAATCGGCGCGGAATTCGCGGGCGAGATCGTCCAGCGCTGGGCTCGTCCAGCGGTTTCGCGGCGAATTGCCGAGCGGATCCGTGAAGACCACCTCGGCGGTGATGCGCAGCAGCGAGGTATTCCGGGCAAAGACCGAGGACCATTCGGCCTTTTCCTCGATGGTGGCGCCGAGGTCCGACGTCGCGAAGATGGCGCGCGCGGCATAGTCGCCGACATCGGCGGCAACCTTGGGATAGCGCCTGCCCTCGATCAAGCCACGCCGAAGGATGATATGCGGCGAGAGCTTTTCCATGACGATGGCGTAGAGCGCCGGCTCGTAATGATAGAATCGCGGTGTCAGCCCTTCGACGGAAGACGCGACGGCGCGGTAGTAGGCCTGCTCGAAGAACGCGCGATCGAGCGGCAGCGGCCAGCTTTCGCCCGCGGCGCGCACATAAGGCAGCGCCTGTTTCAGACAGACCGAGCCCTCGGGACCATCGATGAGAAAGACAAGGTTGAGGTTGCCGTCGCCGACTTCGACGACACGCCAGTCCGCCGGCTTGCCGCCAAGACGCGTGCGGATATCCGGGAGGCTATCCAGGAAAGCGCAGACGGAATCCTCGTTGAACGAATAGTAGCCGGGCGGCGTATCGAGGGGCATGACGGACTCGCGGCGTTTCAAGCTTCTCATGGGGCGTTGGCCTAACCCCATACGACAAAAGCCCCTCCCCGACCAACGGGGAGGGGCTTTCAATAGTAGTCGTGGTTCAGTTCGCCGGGATCCAGGGCGCCGTCGCCGCGTCGCTCTTGCCGAAGGCCGGGAGCTTGGCGTTCAGATCCTCGACTGTCCTGATCGCATTGTCGCGCAGATCCTTCTGCGTGATCAGGACGGGCTTGACGACGATGCTGTGGCCCGGATCTTCGCCGGCGATCAGCTTGGCCACGGCGCGAACCGACACCGCACCGACGACGGCCGGGTTGGTTGCGGCGGTGGCGACCCAGGGGCTGCCCTCGGCAGCGATCTCGGTGATGTCCGCCGTCGATACGTCGGCCGAATAGATCTTCACCTTGTCGGAGATGCCGGCCTCGTCCGTCGCGAGCTTCACGCCGCGGGCAAACTCGTCATAGGGGGCAAACACGACAGTGATGTCGGGATTGGCCTGGAACGCGGCCTTGGTCTGGTCGGCGGTCGACGTCGCGGTCGTGTCGTTCACCGCGCCCCAGCGCGCCTTCTCGACGATGCCGGGATTGGCCTTCTTGACCTCGTCCCAGATCTCGTTGCGGCGATCGAGCGGCGCGAAGCCGGCGACATAGACATAGCCGGCATTGAACGCGGTGCCGTTATCGGCAAGCGCCTGGCCGAGCGCGGCCTTGGCCAGTTCATGGTCGGACTGCTCGACCTGCGGAATCTTCGGATTGTCGAGATTGACGTCGAAGGCGACGACCTTGATGCCGGCGTCGAGCGCCTTCTGCGCGACGTCCTTCAGCGCTTCGGGCTGGCCATGGTCGATGATGATGCCCTGGACGCCGAGATTGATCGCCTGCTCGACCTGCTCGCGCTGCGCGGCAGCGTCCTGGCGGCCGGAGAAGATCTGGAGGTCGATGCCGAGCGCCTTGGCCTGAGCCTGCGCGCCCGACTGATAGGCCTGGAAGAAATCGCCGCCCGAGATGAAGGTAACGAGCGCGACCTTGACGCCGCCCTTGTCGAAGGGGGCCGGAGCGCCGGCGATGCCGTCGGCATGGGCGACCGCGCCGAGCAGCGAGCCGGCGAGCAGGCCCGCGCCGACGAGCCGAAGAATGGAACGCTTCATGTATGTCTCTCCCGATGGTCGTTTCTTTTGGGGCTCGCCGTCGAGGGCGCGCCGCTTGCGCTCAACGAACAGCCCAAAAGGGGTGAACTGGCAATCATTTTTTGATACAGCGGCAGAATGGTGCCGCGAAACGAAGGATTTTCTATTTGCGGCGCGAGAATTGGCAAATTCCGCCTCGGATAGGCGGGGGTTGCGGCGTTAGCTGAGGAAATAACGTGGCCGCCGTCAGGCGGCACCGTTGCTGTGGAGGTTTTGCATGGCCAGCACCGTGCTTCTGGCGAGCGGATCAGGCGACGAGGCGCGCGCGGTTGCCGAGGTGATCGCAGCCGGCCGGAGCGCGGCGTCGCGGCATTGGGTGCCTGCGACCTCCGGGAATTTCTCGGTCCGGATCGATGCTGAGCGGATCGCCATTACGCGCTCAGGCGTCGACAAGGGCGCCCTCCAGAGCGCCGACATCCTGATCCAGCCCCTGAACACGCCGCTACTGCCGCGCTCATCGGCCGAAGCCCCGCTTCATGTTGCGCTCTATCGCCAGCATCCCGAGATCGGCGCTATCTTCCATGCGCACAGCCCGGCGGCGACGGTGCTTTCGCGCCTCGCCGAACCGGCGGGCCGTATCCTCCTGACGGGCTGGGAACTGCAGAAAGCGCTGAGCGGCGTGCGGACGCACGAAGCCATTGTGGAAGTTCCGGTCTTCGCCAATGAGCAGGACACGGATGCACTGGCGACGCGGGTGGAGGCGCGCATGGCCGAGACCGGCTCCGCCTTCCATCCGGCGCCCGGATACCTACTTTCGGGACATGGCCTCTATGCCTGGGGCGGCACGTCCGCCGACGCGGCTCGCCATCTCGAAGCCCTGGAAGCCCTGTTCGAATTTGAACTTTCCTACCGGAGATTCACGCCATGACGACGCTGACCATCTATCCCGACACCAACCCGGACCATCCCGACGTCGTCACGTCGGATCCGGCCGAGATCACCAAGCTGCTGAACTCGGTCGGCGTCGCCTTCGAGCGCTGGAAGGCCAGCGTCGAGCTGCCCGAGAACGCCACGCCGGATCAGGTCATCGCCGCCTACAAGCCCGAGGTGGACCGCCTTTCAGCCGCTGCCGGCTACCAGACAGTCGATGTCATCCGCATCACCCCCGACAATCCCAACAAGGATGCGCTGCGCGCCAAGTTCCTGGACGAGCACACCCATGACGAGGACGAAGTCCGCTTCTTCGTCGAGGGGTCCGGCGCGTTCTACCTGCATCTCGCCGACAAGGTCTATCAGGTCGTCTGCACGCGCGACGACCTCTTGTCGGTGCCGGCTGGCACGCTGCACTGGTTCGACATGGGCCCGGAGCCGCGTTTCACCTGCATCCGCCTGTTCATCACGCCGGACGGCTGGGTGGCGAAGTTCACCGGCGACAAGATCTCATCGCTGATCCCGCGCTTCGGCGAACAGATCGCGGCATAAGG from Kaistia algarum includes:
- the mtnB gene encoding methylthioribulose 1-phosphate dehydratase, producing MASTVLLASGSGDEARAVAEVIAAGRSAASRHWVPATSGNFSVRIDAERIAITRSGVDKGALQSADILIQPLNTPLLPRSSAEAPLHVALYRQHPEIGAIFHAHSPAATVLSRLAEPAGRILLTGWELQKALSGVRTHEAIVEVPVFANEQDTDALATRVEARMAETGSAFHPAPGYLLSGHGLYAWGGTSADAARHLEALEALFEFELSYRRFTP
- a CDS encoding 1,2-dihydroxy-3-keto-5-methylthiopentene dioxygenase; the protein is MTTLTIYPDTNPDHPDVVTSDPAEITKLLNSVGVAFERWKASVELPENATPDQVIAAYKPEVDRLSAAAGYQTVDVIRITPDNPNKDALRAKFLDEHTHDEDEVRFFVEGSGAFYLHLADKVYQVVCTRDDLLSVPAGTLHWFDMGPEPRFTCIRLFITPDGWVAKFTGDKISSLIPRFGEQIAA
- a CDS encoding ABC transporter permease, translating into MSASANPTPQRPASSFAEIARRYALFVLLALMLVGFWRAQPAFINSANLFSILQAVSVVAILGVGVSITMSAGGFDLSVGSIAASSVMAASYAMVVLQMNATETFLLVLAMGALIGLANGLLIVKVGVPDLLATLATMFLLAGLQLIPTGGRSITAGMALPDGSTAKGAYDPAFLILGRSRLFDVVPLPVVVMAVVAVLAWFLMERTRFGRVFYAIGGNETAAHLAGAPTKAYRLWAYIISGTLASLGGLIIASRVGRGDVSAGNSLLLDAVAASLIGFAVLDKRRPHVLGTVLGAIFVGVLLNGLTMLNAPYYTQDFVKGAVLVGALALTFGLGKRKR
- a CDS encoding aldo/keto reductase; the encoded protein is MQTRKIGHTGLGVTTISFGCAGIGNLYRAVAREDAEATLALAWDAGIRYFDTAPRYGHGLSERRLGDFLQHKPAGSYVVSTKVGRLLKPVPANEVPDYGFVDPLPFRADYDYSYDGVMRSLEFSLARLGLNKVEIVFVHDIGVLEHGVEGNARHFRDLMDGGMKALDELKSAGVIRAVGLGVNEVEVCLETMARTPIDCILLAGRYTLLDRTAEKELLARCAETGTSLIVGGVFNSGILAMGAKPGAPFNYEPASETVLEHVRGLEAVAQKYGVSLGAAAMEFPLKSESVASVLIGTAKPSSLERNLDLLGESIPDAAWAEFEAHTLRQ
- a CDS encoding substrate-binding domain-containing protein, with the protein product MKRSILRLVGAGLLAGSLLGAVAHADGIAGAPAPFDKGGVKVALVTFISGGDFFQAYQSGAQAQAKALGIDLQIFSGRQDAAAQREQVEQAINLGVQGIIIDHGQPEALKDVAQKALDAGIKVVAFDVNLDNPKIPQVEQSDHELAKAALGQALADNGTAFNAGYVYVAGFAPLDRRNEIWDEVKKANPGIVEKARWGAVNDTTATSTADQTKAAFQANPDITVVFAPYDEFARGVKLATDEAGISDKVKIYSADVSTADITEIAAEGSPWVATAATNPAVVGAVSVRAVAKLIAGEDPGHSIVVKPVLITQKDLRDNAIRTVEDLNAKLPAFGKSDAATAPWIPAN
- the mtnK gene encoding S-methyl-5-thioribose kinase → MPLDTPPGYYSFNEDSVCAFLDSLPDIRTRLGGKPADWRVVEVGDGNLNLVFLIDGPEGSVCLKQALPYVRAAGESWPLPLDRAFFEQAYYRAVASSVEGLTPRFYHYEPALYAIVMEKLSPHIILRRGLIEGRRYPKVAADVGDYAARAIFATSDLGATIEEKAEWSSVFARNTSLLRITAEVVFTDPLGNSPRNRWTSPALDDLAREFRADSALKTTVADWGWRFLTEGQALIHGDLHTGSVMVTETDTRVMDPEFAILGPIGFDVGAFLANLVMNFFAQPGHATAADDRREQADWVLDQVPVFWNAFATRFRSLWETKARGDAYPPAMFGAGDAAALDAARTKFLDRVFADAVAYAGVKTIRRILGFAHNADFETIADPAKRAPLETKSIRLARQFLLEPASFRTAEDIVAAARAV
- a CDS encoding LVIVD repeat-containing protein yields the protein MTLPAPDFARNMRLIGHSDQGGRPDALQVMVHRGYAYVAHPWSQGFSIIDVRDPKNPGETVFVPAPPNTWNIHLQTHDDLLLVIHARDLFADAAFAVDEKVYYTKSVGETVGTAAGGRAARNWSAGVAIYDIANPTTPRRIGFFPVEGVGVHRIWYVGGRYAYVSALIDGYSDYIFLIIDLADPTKPVEAGRWWIPGMHLAGGETANWPDGRRYALHHALVEGDTAYACWRDGGLTILDIKDRTAPKLVTHRNWSPPYGGGTHSALPLPKRDLLVVADEAVLDNEEDGRKLTWIFDIREPSNPVSIATLPVPGEADYAAKGGHFGPHNLHENRPGSFQSDTLIFATWQNAGVRAFDISDPYRPKETGALVPAGPARMVDRRQGRPPVIQSADLFVDANGIIYSTDYNAGLSIIEYGG
- a CDS encoding substrate-binding domain-containing protein — protein: MKRTFIQLALAAGLAALATSVSAAGIAGAPAPFDKGGVKIAVISFLGSGDWLQAFEAGVKRQADALGIDANISQARNDINQERELIQQAINLGVQGIIINNGQPEAIKDVAQAALDAGIPVVAYDTNLDNPKIPQVEQSDADMARLVLDQAVKDQGEAFDGGVVYVAGFAPLDRRYAVWKDFGKKYPGIKEAATWGVVNDTVAASVADQTKAVLRANPSISVVFTPWDEFARGVKLAIDELGVADKVKIYGVDISTSDIQAIIEPGSPWVATAATNPAVVGEASVRALAQLIAGQDPGHSVVIQPALVTQKDLLDNNIKTIEELQAKFPAFQDSDAAKAPWIPEAK
- a CDS encoding sugar ABC transporter ATP-binding protein, translated to MTTPSSPVAISVSGIEKSFGPTRALAGADLSVAAGEIVALMGANGAGKSTLVKIISGTYLPDAGTVTLAGRTVAFASPREAKAAGVATVHQATDQAGAAGLTVAENLLLDELCGSGSLFVSGRSIKRRAAEIAGLIDLHLPMDRDFLDLRPAERQLIAIARAVAAKASVLILDEPTSSLSTEEAERLFALLRRLRAQGMAILYISHRLGDLAAIADRAVVLRGGRIVGAFPRPIDLAAAVAAMIGRPLEAAAHSGEPSSAPILASLRGAQLIPGALPFDLDLRSGEVVAITGTLGSGKSRLLRVLFGLESLAAGSVTIDGKDWVSSGPGHSIASGVFMVAEDRWQSSLLPPETPGASIAGTIALPHLPRWFPAGILNATRERLAATEAIRRLGIKARGPDDTLDQLSGGNQQKVVLARWQAAPCRLLLLDEPFQGVDVGAREDLIAAIRGSQAGSATLIATSDTEEALEVADRILVMRDHTLIAADGSQGSLAAVIGGVESAETGKIRP
- a CDS encoding type II toxin-antitoxin system VapC family toxin; the encoded protein is MNYLADTHTLVWLFNDRVRLPQRVIDAIAGDENDIFVSPVSAYEIALKFNIGKWPEVGELATAFEAQCRSAGLLSLAITLRDAQAAGLLPLSHRDPFDRLLAAQSQSNGLPILSADPALDLFDVERIWD